In a genomic window of Anoxybacter fermentans:
- a CDS encoding vWA domain-containing protein — protein sequence MRFENQQYIYLFSLIPILIGFFVWSLRKRRKDLNYLANSPLLEKLLINYRPWEEKLRAGLLIMGILFLLIALLGPQWGFHWETVTHRGIDIIIAVDASKSMLAEDVRPNRLERAKLLIQDLLDRLEGDRVGLVTFAGTSFLQVPLTIDYNAFMQGVQALSPEIMPQGGTAIGEAIKNALEAFTNAGAENKVLFLITDGENHQGDPVKMAEKAAEEGIQLIIIGMGTTSGELIPIVEDGHRQFLKDKNGNVVKSKLNEKLLKEMAAGAGGVYISGADIAGLDSIYDRFIGKLKKTEFSTTRKKKYHKRYQIFLLMGIILIGAEMLIGVKKGVHS from the coding sequence ATGAGATTTGAAAACCAACAATATATATATTTATTTAGTTTAATACCTATTTTGATTGGCTTTTTTGTCTGGAGTTTAAGAAAACGTCGTAAAGATCTTAACTATTTAGCTAATTCACCTTTATTGGAAAAATTATTAATCAATTATCGCCCCTGGGAGGAGAAATTGAGAGCTGGATTGTTAATTATGGGAATTTTATTCTTGCTTATAGCTCTCTTAGGACCTCAGTGGGGCTTCCATTGGGAAACGGTGACCCATCGAGGAATTGATATTATCATTGCTGTGGATGCCTCCAAAAGTATGCTGGCAGAAGATGTGCGCCCTAATCGGCTGGAAAGGGCCAAACTTTTAATTCAGGACTTGCTTGACCGGTTGGAAGGAGACCGGGTGGGTCTGGTTACCTTTGCAGGAACCAGTTTTTTACAGGTGCCTTTAACAATTGACTATAATGCGTTTATGCAGGGAGTTCAAGCTCTTTCACCTGAAATAATGCCCCAGGGAGGAACAGCTATTGGGGAAGCAATTAAAAATGCTCTTGAGGCTTTTACCAATGCAGGGGCGGAAAACAAAGTTCTGTTTCTCATTACAGATGGAGAGAACCATCAGGGTGATCCTGTTAAGATGGCTGAAAAAGCAGCAGAAGAAGGAATTCAGTTAATTATTATTGGCATGGGGACAACTTCTGGAGAATTAATCCCTATAGTTGAGGATGGTCATCGTCAATTTTTGAAAGATAAAAATGGTAATGTGGTTAAGTCTAAGTTAAATGAAAAGCTTTTAAAAGAGATGGCTGCTGGTGCTGGTGGTGTTTATATTTCAGGTGCAGATATTGCTGGACTGGATTCTATTTATGATAGATTTATCGGAAAGTTGAAAAAGACAGAGTTTAGTACTACCCGGAAAAAGAAGTATCATAAGCGGTATCAAATCTTTCTTTTGATGGGGATCATCTTAATTGGTGCTGAGATGTTGATAGGAGTAAAAAAGGGGGTTCACTCATGA
- a CDS encoding vWA domain-containing protein, with amino-acid sequence MYRNLIFKNPLFLLLILLIPLIFWLSQKRKNEASLHFPSLVHLKQMPRSLKVRFQPLIPLLRALVLILLIIALARPQLGVRKERVIEEGIDIILAIDVSTSMLAEDFTIDGKRYNRLDIVKRVLEDFIPRRFNDRLGMVVFAGRPYTVAPLTWDQDWLLQRLAELEIGMVEDGTAIGSAIMTSLNRLKDSEAKSKVLILLTDGKNNRGEIQPEVAAEAAKALGIRIYTIGAGSRGPVPYPVQDSFGRKFYQKVRIDIDDELLTEIAEKTGGHYYRATDTEELYKVYEEIDKLEKSKIEMTEFYRYKEFYPYFILWALIFLSIEIILKNTVMRRLP; translated from the coding sequence ATGTATAGGAATCTGATCTTTAAAAATCCACTTTTTCTGCTCTTGATTCTCCTCATTCCCCTAATTTTCTGGTTGAGTCAGAAAAGAAAAAATGAAGCCAGTTTACATTTTCCATCTTTAGTTCACTTAAAACAGATGCCCCGCTCATTAAAAGTCAGGTTTCAGCCCTTAATACCTCTACTTAGGGCATTGGTATTGATTTTACTTATTATTGCACTGGCCCGTCCTCAGTTGGGTGTTAGAAAAGAGCGGGTGATAGAAGAAGGGATTGATATAATCCTTGCTATTGATGTATCTACCAGTATGCTGGCTGAAGATTTTACGATAGATGGTAAGCGATATAATCGATTAGATATAGTAAAGCGGGTGCTTGAGGATTTTATCCCACGACGATTTAATGATCGATTGGGAATGGTGGTATTTGCTGGTAGACCGTATACTGTAGCACCATTGACCTGGGATCAGGACTGGTTGCTTCAACGTCTTGCAGAACTTGAAATAGGTATGGTTGAGGATGGAACTGCCATTGGTTCAGCTATTATGACATCCCTAAACAGGCTGAAAGATTCTGAAGCAAAAAGTAAAGTTCTCATTCTACTTACTGATGGTAAAAATAATAGAGGAGAGATTCAGCCTGAAGTTGCAGCCGAAGCTGCTAAAGCTTTGGGTATTAGAATTTATACTATAGGGGCTGGGAGCAGAGGCCCTGTCCCCTATCCGGTACAGGATTCCTTTGGACGTAAATTCTATCAAAAAGTCAGAATTGATATTGATGATGAACTTTTAACAGAGATTGCTGAAAAAACAGGAGGGCATTATTACCGGGCGACAGATACGGAAGAACTTTATAAGGTTTATGAAGAGATAGATAAACTGGAAAAATCAAAGATTGAGATGACGGAATTCTATCGTTATAAAGAATTTTATCCATATTTTATCCTCTGGGCATTGATATTCCTTAGTATTGAGATAATTTTAAAAAATACGGTGATGAGGCGATTACCATGA
- a CDS encoding tetratricopeptide repeat protein, with amino-acid sequence MRGKFIPVVLILILLGTGFTFNSWQNELTRGNKELARGQLEKAIEAYRQALVDAPDEPVVHYNLGHVLYKKEDFAGAEDHFKKVLNLSKDKELQNRAEYNLGNTVYRQGEAFLKENPLEAINKFETALQHYQNVIKANPKDKDAKFNYEFVKKKLKELKDQMEKNREQNQNKEQNQKNKQNQYDHQGQKDQKNQNDQKKEQLKNQQNSHNNQQNSKKEESQDTQLQNEDSKDQSKQDKESVGANQKEEAEEKQEFIPMQGLTKEEVLKLLEQFKNQNGEFIPIQLYQDKSQYSTDKDW; translated from the coding sequence ATGAGAGGAAAATTTATCCCGGTTGTTTTGATTTTAATATTACTGGGAACAGGTTTTACCTTTAATAGCTGGCAAAATGAGTTGACCCGGGGTAATAAGGAACTGGCCCGGGGCCAGCTTGAAAAAGCAATCGAAGCCTATAGACAAGCTTTAGTGGACGCCCCTGATGAACCTGTGGTTCACTATAATCTAGGTCATGTACTCTATAAAAAAGAAGACTTTGCTGGTGCTGAAGACCACTTTAAGAAAGTACTAAATTTGAGTAAGGATAAAGAACTCCAAAATCGAGCCGAATATAATTTGGGAAATACGGTTTATCGTCAGGGAGAAGCTTTCCTTAAAGAAAATCCTCTAGAAGCTATAAATAAGTTTGAGACAGCGTTACAGCACTATCAGAATGTAATCAAAGCTAACCCTAAAGATAAAGATGCCAAATTTAACTATGAATTTGTAAAAAAGAAACTTAAAGAGTTGAAGGATCAGATGGAGAAAAATCGGGAACAGAATCAAAATAAAGAGCAAAACCAAAAGAATAAACAGAATCAATATGACCACCAGGGTCAAAAAGACCAAAAGAACCAAAATGATCAGAAGAAAGAACAACTTAAAAATCAGCAAAATTCTCATAATAACCAGCAAAATTCAAAAAAAGAGGAGAGCCAAGATACTCAACTGCAGAATGAAGATTCTAAAGATCAATCAAAACAGGATAAAGAATCAGTTGGTGCTAATCAAAAGGAAGAGGCTGAAGAAAAACAGGAATTTATTCCAATGCAGGGATTGACAAAAGAAGAAGTACTTAAGCTCTTAGAACAGTTTAAAAATCAGAATGGAGAATTTATTCCAATTCAACTATATCAGGATAAAAGCCAGTATTCTACTGATAAAGATTGGTAA